From a single Alkalihalophilus pseudofirmus genomic region:
- the tuf gene encoding elongation factor Tu, which translates to MGKEKFDRSKTHANIGTIGHVDHGKTTLTAAITTVLAKRSGKGAAMAYDAIDGAPEERERGITISTAHVEYETDNRHYAHVDCPGHADYVKNMITGAAQMDGGILVVSAADGPMPQTREHILLSRQVGVPYLVVFLNKCDMVDDEELLELVEMEVRDLLSEYDFPGDDVPVIQGSALKALEGDEAYEEKIIELMAAVDDYIPTPERDKEKPFMMPVEDVFSITGRGTVATGRVERGQLNVGDVIDIIGLAEEPSSTTCTGVEMFRKLLDYAEAGDNIGALLRGVSRDQVQRGQVLAKPGSITPHTNFKAEVYVLSKEEGGRHTPFFSNYRPQFYFRTTDVTGIINLPEGVEMVMPGDNIEMTVELISPIAIEEGTKFSIREGGRTVGAGVVATITK; encoded by the coding sequence ATGGGTAAAGAAAAATTCGACCGCTCGAAAACGCATGCCAATATCGGTACTATTGGACACGTTGACCATGGTAAAACAACTTTAACAGCTGCAATCACAACTGTACTTGCTAAGCGTTCTGGTAAAGGTGCTGCAATGGCGTATGACGCTATCGATGGTGCTCCAGAAGAGCGTGAGCGCGGTATCACAATCTCAACTGCACACGTTGAGTACGAAACTGATAACCGTCACTATGCACACGTTGACTGCCCAGGACATGCTGACTATGTTAAAAACATGATCACTGGTGCTGCACAAATGGACGGCGGTATCTTAGTAGTATCTGCTGCTGATGGCCCAATGCCGCAAACTCGTGAGCACATCCTTCTTTCTCGTCAAGTAGGTGTACCTTACCTTGTTGTATTCTTAAACAAATGTGACATGGTAGATGACGAAGAGCTACTTGAATTAGTAGAAATGGAAGTACGTGACCTTCTTTCTGAGTATGACTTCCCTGGTGACGATGTACCTGTTATCCAAGGTTCTGCTCTTAAAGCACTTGAAGGTGACGAAGCATACGAAGAAAAAATTATCGAACTTATGGCTGCTGTAGATGATTACATCCCTACTCCAGAGCGCGATAAAGAAAAGCCATTCATGATGCCAGTTGAGGATGTATTCTCAATCACTGGTCGTGGTACGGTTGCTACTGGTCGTGTAGAGCGTGGACAACTTAATGTTGGTGACGTAATTGACATCATCGGTTTAGCAGAAGAGCCATCTTCTACTACTTGTACAGGAGTAGAAATGTTCCGCAAGCTTCTTGACTATGCTGAAGCTGGTGACAACATTGGTGCACTTCTTCGTGGGGTTTCACGTGACCAAGTTCAACGTGGACAAGTACTTGCTAAGCCAGGTAGTATTACTCCACACACAAACTTCAAAGCTGAAGTTTATGTTCTTTCAAAAGAAGAGGGTGGACGTCACACTCCATTCTTCTCAAACTACCGTCCTCAGTTCTACTTCCGTACAACTGATGTAACTGGAATCATCAACCTTCCAGAAGGTGTTGAGATGGTAATGCCTGGTGACAACATCGAAATGACTGTTGAACTAATTTCACCAATCGCAATCGAAGAAGGTACTAAGTTCTCTATCCGTGAGGGTGGACGTACTGTAGGTGCTGGTGTCGTAGCTACAATCACTAAGTAA
- the rpsJ gene encoding 30S ribosomal protein S10 — translation MAKQKIRIRLKAYDHRVLDQSAEKIVDTAKRSGANVSGPIPLPTEKSVYTVLRAVHKYKDSREQFEMRTHKRLIDIVNPTPQTVDALMRLDLPSGVDIEIKL, via the coding sequence ATGGCAAAGCAAAAGATTCGTATTCGTTTAAAGGCGTATGATCATCGTGTTCTTGATCAATCAGCAGAGAAGATTGTAGACACTGCAAAGCGTTCAGGTGCTAATGTATCTGGTCCGATTCCACTTCCAACTGAGAAGTCGGTTTACACAGTTCTTCGTGCGGTTCACAAGTACAAAGATTCTCGTGAGCAATTCGAGATGCGTACGCACAAACGTTTGATTGATATCGTGAATCCAACTCCACAAACTGTGGATGCTCTTATGCGTTTGGATTTACCGTCTGGCGTAGACATCGAAATCAAACTATAA
- the rplC gene encoding 50S ribosomal protein L3, translating to MTKGILGRKIGMTQVFAENGEVIPVTVIEAEPNVVLQKKTVESDGYEAIQIGFADQKKSNTNKPQEGHAAKANTAPKRFMKEIRNFDASLEVGNEVKVDTFTAGDVVDVTGTSKGKGFQGAIKRHNQSRGPMSHGSRYHRRPGSMGPVAPNRVFKGKLLPGRMGGETVTVQNLEIVKVDTDRNLLLVKGNVPGAKKSYVSVQSAVKAK from the coding sequence ATGACCAAAGGAATCTTAGGTAGAAAAATCGGTATGACACAAGTGTTTGCTGAAAATGGTGAAGTCATCCCAGTAACAGTTATCGAAGCTGAGCCAAACGTGGTTCTTCAAAAGAAAACTGTTGAGTCTGATGGATACGAAGCAATCCAAATCGGATTTGCTGACCAAAAGAAATCAAATACTAACAAGCCTCAAGAAGGACATGCTGCAAAAGCTAACACAGCTCCTAAGCGCTTCATGAAGGAAATCCGTAACTTCGACGCTTCTCTTGAAGTGGGTAACGAAGTTAAAGTTGACACATTTACAGCTGGAGACGTAGTAGACGTAACAGGAACATCTAAGGGGAAAGGTTTCCAAGGTGCTATCAAGCGTCATAACCAATCTCGCGGACCGATGTCTCATGGTTCACGTTACCACCGTCGCCCAGGTTCAATGGGTCCTGTAGCTCCAAACCGTGTATTCAAAGGTAAACTATTACCTGGACGTATGGGTGGAGAAACAGTAACAGTACAAAACCTTGAAATCGTAAAAGTTGATACAGACCGTAATCTTCTATTAGTTAAAGGTAACGTACCTGGCGCTAAAAAGAGCTACGTATCTGTACAAAGTGCGGTTAAAGCAAAATAA